A portion of the Choristoneura fumiferana chromosome 6, NRCan_CFum_1, whole genome shotgun sequence genome contains these proteins:
- the LOC141428855 gene encoding geranylgeranyl transferase type-2 subunit beta-like, whose translation MSFTKKDVVLTDDRPKTLLLQKHSDYLAGYGLNKDDFEYCMTEYLRMSGIYWTVTAMELMGQSFRMPKEEIIEFISSCQDSESGGISASIGHDPHMLYTLSAVQILAIYDRLDAIDVEGVVRFVKAMQQEDGSFFGDKWGEVDTRFSFCAVMCLSLLHRLDAINVNKAVEFVLSCMNFDGGFGSKPGSESHAGLIYCCVGTLSICRRMDALRADELAWWLCERQLPSGGLNGRPEKLPDLCYSWWVMSSLTMLNRIHWVDKKSLEQFILACQDAETGGFSDRPGDITDPFHTLFGLTGLSLLGNTNIKAVNPTYCLPQETIDRLRLEPQVLHI comes from the exons atgTCCTTTACGAAGAAAGATGTCGTCCTCACTGACGACCGACCAAAAACTCTGTTATTGCAAAAACATTCCGACTATTTAGCTGGTTATGGCTTAAACAAAGATGACTTTGAATACTGTATGACTGAATATCTCCGTATGTCCGGGATATACTGGACCGTTACTGCAATGGAACTTATGGGACAATCATTCAg GATGCCCAAAGAAGAGATAATTGAGTTCATATCATCATGCCAGGACAGCGAGAGTGGCGGCATCTCTGCTAGCATAGGACATGATCCGCATATGCTTTACACATTAAGTGCAGTGCAG atACTAGCCATATATGACAGACTGGATGCCATAGATGTGGAAGGTGTGGTTAGATTTGTTAAGGCCATGCAACAGGAGGATGGCAGCTTCTTTg GTGACAAATGGGGAGAGGTAGACACTCGGTTCTCATTCTGTGCTGTCATGTGCCTGTCACTGTTGCATCGGCTTGACGCCATCAATGTGAACAAAGCTGTGGAGTTTGTACTGAGCTGCATGAACTTTGATGGAGGTTTTGGTTCCAAACCTGGCTCTGAGAGCCATGCAG GTCTAATCTACTGCTGCGTAGGCACACTGTCCATCTGCCGTCGTATGGACGCGCTGCGGGCGGACGAGTTAGCGTGGTGGCTGTGCGAGCGGCAACTCCCCAGCGGTGGTCTCAACGGTCGCCCGGAAAAGCTGCCCGATCTCTGCTACTCCTG GTGGGTAATGTCATCGCTGACAATGCTGAACAGGATACACTGGGTCGACAAGAAATCTCTAGAGCAATTCATCCTAGCGTGCCAGGACGCCGAAACCGGTGGCTTTAGCGATAGACCTGGCGACATAACAGATCCTTTTCACACCCTCTTTGGCCTCACAGGACTTTCGTTACTTGGCAACACCAACATCAAAGCTGTTAACCCTACGTATTGCTTGCCTCAAGAAACCATAGACAGATTACGGCTAGAACCCCAAGTTCTACATATTTAG